From a single Fulvivirga ulvae genomic region:
- a CDS encoding outer membrane protein assembly factor BamD yields MLKRVFFKHFLAAFLIFSLVSCSKFRKIEKSEDWRVKYDAALNYYENKDYYRAGALFEQILPIVRGLPEGEKVQFYFAYTQYHEQFYLLASHHFKVFYQTYARSEFAQEAQFMHAYSLYANSPAYNLDQTSSIEAVVAMQNFLNKYPESKFRDDASRVINEIQEKLERKGYENAKQYYKLERHKAAVVAFETFKNDFPDSKYNEEIAFLKFMAQYNLATKSILSKQLERYRQANEYYLEFIDLYPGSEYLRDAEKKYNDSLEKVTELAKR; encoded by the coding sequence ATGTTGAAACGGGTATTTTTTAAGCATTTTTTAGCTGCTTTTCTCATCTTTTCTCTGGTCTCTTGCAGCAAGTTCAGAAAAATAGAAAAAAGTGAAGACTGGCGTGTGAAGTACGACGCGGCCTTGAACTACTATGAAAACAAGGACTATTACAGGGCCGGAGCGCTTTTTGAGCAGATTTTACCTATTGTAAGAGGTTTGCCGGAGGGTGAGAAGGTTCAGTTCTATTTTGCTTATACTCAATATCACGAACAATTCTATTTACTGGCTTCGCATCATTTTAAAGTGTTTTATCAGACATACGCCAGAAGTGAGTTTGCCCAGGAGGCTCAGTTTATGCATGCCTATTCTTTATATGCCAACTCTCCGGCCTACAACCTGGATCAAACCAGCAGCATTGAAGCTGTGGTGGCTATGCAGAATTTCCTGAATAAATATCCTGAAAGCAAGTTCAGGGATGATGCCTCAAGAGTAATTAATGAAATACAGGAAAAACTGGAGCGAAAAGGTTACGAAAACGCAAAACAATATTATAAATTAGAACGTCATAAAGCTGCAGTTGTAGCCTTTGAAACTTTCAAAAATGACTTCCCCGATTCGAAATACAATGAGGAGATCGCATTTTTGAAATTCATGGCGCAATACAATCTTGCAACTAAAAGTATACTTTCCAAGCAACTGGAGAGGTACCGTCAGGCAAACGAGTATTATCTGGAGTTTATCGACCTGTATCCGGGTAGTGAATATCTGCGTGACGCTGAAAAAAAATATAATGACAGCCTGGAAAAAGTAACAGAGCTGGCTAAAAGATAA
- a CDS encoding T9SS type A sorting domain-containing protein, which translates to MKIFLPMILSFVMMCFAHAQNFEVIDQSGTLKGSIGDVIKVPIKIKNNSNRPIQIIVKRLEQVIGTSQSSYFCWGSECYAAETNQMPLSKKLEPGETSSKFKTVLETGLVAGFSTVKYLIYDRDNPSDAVEYEVTYTVEDLNNKKAIFSSDEVHINDVYPNPVVDFAIIDYNLLHEDTHAKIVIHNVLGSIIGEHELAYLETKLKINTEEFNPGVYFYTLYIDNDGVMTRKLVVRK; encoded by the coding sequence ATGAAAATATTCCTACCAATGATATTAAGTTTTGTGATGATGTGCTTTGCGCACGCACAAAATTTTGAAGTCATTGATCAGTCTGGCACATTGAAAGGCAGTATCGGAGATGTAATTAAAGTTCCCATTAAAATAAAGAATAACTCCAACCGGCCTATCCAAATAATAGTTAAAAGACTGGAGCAGGTGATCGGGACCAGCCAGTCGAGCTACTTCTGCTGGGGCAGCGAATGTTATGCTGCTGAAACAAACCAGATGCCCCTCTCCAAAAAGCTGGAACCCGGCGAAACCTCTTCGAAATTCAAAACCGTACTTGAAACAGGACTGGTAGCAGGTTTCAGCACCGTAAAATATTTAATATATGACCGTGATAATCCTTCTGATGCCGTAGAATATGAGGTGACGTACACTGTCGAAGACCTGAATAACAAAAAGGCAATTTTCAGTTCTGATGAAGTCCATATCAACGACGTTTATCCAAACCCTGTAGTAGATTTTGCCATCATTGATTACAACCTGCTTCATGAAGATACCCATGCCAAAATTGTCATACACAATGTACTTGGAAGTATTATTGGCGAACATGAACTGGCATATTTGGAAACCAAGCTTAAAATTAACACCGAAGAGTTTAACCCCGGCGTTTATTTTTATACCTTATACATAGACAATGACGGGGTGATGACCAGAAAGCTTGTCGTCAGAAAATAA
- a CDS encoding DNA-directed RNA polymerase subunit omega, producing the protein MAIQASIVTRDMDKLSAPTGNVYESVAIISKRARQIAVNVKEELNSKLAEFASTVDNLEEIFENREQIEISKFYERMPKATNVAIEEFAEGKVLFRRREEEEGGLQL; encoded by the coding sequence ATGGCTATTCAAGCATCTATTGTTACAAGAGATATGGACAAACTTTCGGCTCCAACCGGAAATGTGTATGAAAGTGTAGCAATCATTTCAAAAAGAGCAAGGCAAATAGCAGTAAACGTAAAAGAAGAGTTAAACTCCAAATTAGCCGAGTTTGCGTCTACTGTGGATAATCTTGAAGAGATTTTTGAAAACAGAGAGCAGATAGAGATCTCTAAGTTTTATGAAAGAATGCCAAAAGCGACCAATGTAGCTATCGAAGAGTTCGCCGAAGGAAAAGTTCTGTTCAGACGCAGAGAAGAGGAAGAAGGCGGCTTGCAACTTTAA
- the coaBC gene encoding bifunctional phosphopantothenoylcysteine decarboxylase/phosphopantothenate--cysteine ligase CoaBC translates to MLQGKKIILGVCGSIAAYKSAFLVRLLVKEGAEVKVIMTASASDFITPLTLSTLSKHPVYSRFIKDDTGQWNNHVDLGLWADLMVIAPASANTLAKMAHGLCDNLLLATYLSAKCPVYVAPAMDLDMYTHPSTLGNLSILRGYGNTVVDAGHGELASGLVGQGRMAEPEEILKEIKRFFNKKKALAGKKVLITAGPTYEAIDPVRFIGNHSSGKMGYALAHHMALNGAQVILVSGPSQQSVNHENIELVKVTSAQEMYDTCVRYFPDTDIAVLSAAVADYKPAHTADQKIKKKTNSLTLELVKTQDIAASLGKLKKNGQFTVGFALETENELDNAQNKIKSKNFDLIVLNSLNDKGAGFGHDTNKISIIDKQNNVRNFELKSKADVAKDIINTIIEVIHA, encoded by the coding sequence ATGCTCCAGGGGAAAAAAATTATATTGGGAGTATGTGGTAGCATTGCTGCTTATAAATCCGCTTTTCTGGTAAGATTACTAGTCAAAGAAGGTGCAGAGGTAAAAGTTATTATGACTGCCTCTGCATCTGACTTTATAACTCCTCTTACATTATCCACCTTATCAAAACATCCGGTTTATTCCCGTTTTATTAAAGACGATACCGGTCAATGGAATAATCATGTTGATCTGGGGCTTTGGGCCGACTTGATGGTAATAGCCCCGGCAAGTGCAAACACGCTGGCAAAAATGGCTCATGGCCTGTGTGACAATTTGTTGCTGGCCACTTATCTTTCTGCAAAATGCCCCGTATATGTAGCGCCTGCCATGGACCTGGATATGTATACACACCCCTCTACTCTGGGCAACCTTTCAATCCTTCGAGGATACGGCAACACAGTAGTAGATGCCGGACATGGCGAACTAGCCAGTGGCCTGGTAGGTCAGGGACGTATGGCCGAGCCTGAGGAAATTTTGAAGGAGATAAAGAGATTCTTCAATAAAAAAAAAGCACTGGCAGGTAAAAAAGTTCTGATAACCGCCGGCCCAACCTATGAAGCCATAGACCCGGTCAGGTTTATTGGCAACCATTCCAGTGGTAAAATGGGTTATGCACTGGCACATCATATGGCACTAAATGGCGCACAGGTTATATTGGTTAGTGGTCCTTCTCAACAATCTGTTAACCATGAAAACATTGAATTAGTTAAGGTCACTTCTGCACAGGAAATGTATGATACATGCGTGCGATACTTCCCCGATACAGACATTGCTGTGCTCTCCGCCGCGGTTGCCGATTATAAACCTGCACACACCGCCGATCAAAAGATCAAGAAAAAAACCAACTCATTAACATTGGAGTTGGTAAAGACGCAAGACATTGCAGCTTCACTGGGAAAATTGAAAAAAAATGGGCAGTTTACTGTAGGTTTTGCTTTGGAAACAGAAAACGAGCTGGACAACGCCCAAAACAAGATAAAGTCGAAGAACTTTGACCTTATCGTGTTAAATTCGCTCAATGATAAAGGTGCCGGATTTGGACATGACACCAACAAAATATCTATTATTGATAAACAAAATAATGTCCGCAATTTCGAGTTAAAAAGTAAAGCTGATGTAGCTAAAGACATTATTAACACAATTATAGAGGTAATACATGCGTAA